A window of the Lolium perenne isolate Kyuss_39 chromosome 7, Kyuss_2.0, whole genome shotgun sequence genome harbors these coding sequences:
- the LOC127314493 gene encoding transcription factor MYBS3: protein MTRDGVPPAAPPGGGGSGDGPRRCSQCGNHGHNTRTCTARPPVKLFGVRIGDKPPIRKSASMGNLAQLAEGSGGARAEGYGSEGDDDKPHHRKRGESWSEEEHKNFLLGLKNLGKGDWRGISRNYVGSRTPTQVASHAQKYFIRQTNNNRRKRRSSLFDMVIDDSGDLPLSRSSSQEIPLSRSSSQDVEEYVDDLRPANAPVIPPAPVPVLTSVSVPPPVAVMAPPAPVPALTYTSAPPPVPAMAHHPEGSQWVGSSSNAGEAGMVMPQVISPYGYPMMFPPPHYAQAFYPVPYYGYAPMFYGPPGIMQASSPGTVQASHEPVRPVAVHSRPPVNVEDLYSMSELNLKGDSSTNGVNPKSPLPPKPNGRPERQSAFHGTGPGNGSSNGLIPAK from the exons ATGACGCGGGACGGCGTGCCACCGGCGGCGCcacccggcggcggcggctcgggggaCGGGCCGAGGCGGTGCTCGCAGTGCGGGAACCACGGGCACAACACGCGCACGTGCACGGCGCGCCCACCCGTGAAGCTCTTCGGCGTGCGCATCGGCGACAAGCCACCGATCAGGAAGAGCGCCAGCATGGGTAACCTCGCGCAGCTCGCGGAGGGTAGCGGCGGCGCCAGGGCCGAGGGGTACGGCTCCGAGGGCGACGACGACAAACCCCACCACCGGAAGCGAG GCGAGTCATGGTCAGAAGAGGAGCACAAAAATTTTCTTCTTGGACTCAAGAATTTAGGGAAAGGTGATTGGCGTGGCATATCCCGTAATTACGTTGGTTCGAGGACACCTACTCAAGTTGCTAGCCATGCTCAGAAGTATTTCATTCGCCAAACAAACAATAATAGAAGAAAGAGAAGATCAAGCCTCTTCGATATGGTTATTGATGAT TCCGGCGATCTGCCACTCTCCCGTTCATCATCACAAGAGATACCACTCTCTCGGTCATCGTCACAAGACGTAGAAGAGTATGTAGATGATCTGCGGCCTGCTAATGCTCCTGTGATCCCGCCCGCTCCTGTTCCTGTGCTGACATCTGTTTCAGTTCCACCACCGGTGGCAGTAATGGCACCACCTGCTCCCGTGCCTGCGCTAACTTATACATCAGCTCCACCACCAGTTCCAGCAATGGCACATCATCCTGAGGGCAGTCAGTGGGTTGGTTCAAGTTCGAATGCTGGAGAAGCAGGCATGGTGATGCCACAAGTCATATCCCCCTATGGTTACCCAATGATGTTTCCTCCGCCTCATTATGCTCAAGCATTTTATCCAGTTCCATACTATGGTTATGCTCCTATGTTCTATGGGCCACCAGGTATAATGCAAGCATCGTCACCAGGTACAGTACAAGCATCTCATGAGCCTGTCAGGCCTGTGGCCGTCCACTCAAGACCTCCTGTAAACGTTGAAGACCTGTACAGCATGTCCGAACTCAACCTGAAAGGTGACTCAAGTACCAATGGTGTCAACCCAAAGTCACCGTTGCCACCAAAACCAAATGGGCGACCCGAAAGGCAATCTGCATTCCATGGAACAGGGCCTGGAAACGGCTCATCAAACGGACTAATCCCTGCAAAGTGA